AATTTCCCGGATCTCTTCCTGGGTATAAAAACCACCAAAATCTGCTACTTCACCCTCTTCTGGTGTGGACCGGGAGTTCCAGTGCAGATTCTCTTTGTTCACTCTCCACGCTCCTTTTTCGGTGAGCAGCGGGTACTTTTTTATTTCAATCCTCCATCCCTGATCGTCTACCAGGTGCCAGTGAAATGTGTTCAGCTTATTCATAGCCAGGTAGTCGATGAACTTTTTAATGAAGTCTTTAGGAAAGAAGTGGCGTGATACATCCAGCATCATCCCTCTCCACTCAAAGCGCGGATGGTCATTTATTTTGAGCCACGGTATCATTACCTTGTTCGATGGCCTGATGTCACTATTTTCCAATAGTTGTCGTAAGGTTTGTACTCCATAAAAATAGCCTGCTCCTGATCTTGCTGAAAGGGTAATGCCTTTTTGATCTACATTCAACCTGTAGCCTTCAGCGTTTTCAATGGATGAGTCCTTCACAAACCGGATCGCATTCTTCTGATCATCACCGTATTGAAGTTTTTGTCCCAGTACCGGATGGAGCATGTTGTTAAGCATTTCGGCTATAACTTTGGCATTTTCATCCTGTTCACTGTAGGCAATTGCTGTATTAGCTGACAATTCAAAGGCCCCGTCCATCACCTCCATCTGAACAGGCTGAGGAATAATAGCGGGCGGCTGAGGTTGGACAGCATCTTGCTGCATGGGGCTACATGCTAAAAAGGCGATCATATTTAGCAAAGCAAGGTAGGTCAGTGTCTTCATTGATAATCTTCTATTTTAAATGTCCATGCATATTTTCCGGGTATGTCATTATAGCCTATCTCACTAACATCTATCGTTAAAGTTCCCTGGTCGTATTGCCAGGACAGGTACCCTTCCCTTCCTAAGAGGGATATTTTTGTGTTGGGCTTAGGCTCAGGCAACTTCAGGGCAAGTTCACTTTCAGGCCACTCCAGGGCTATGGCATAGAGGTTATTATGGTTACGTGTATAGAGCAACCATTCTCTTTCAGAGGAATAGGTAGCCGCCAAGCCATGCTCATCCCCCTGATCACTTTTGTAAAAGCTATCAGATGGAACCACCCCTTCTCCCTGGCTCTTAGAGGCCCAGAACAACCTCGCGCTGGCATCGTGAGTACTTTCATGGTATTGTGCTTTAAAGGCATATCTTTTTCCGGCTTTCAACTTTATAGGAGAAACATTATCAGCCTCGGTATCCACCACCAACTTTCCATCAATCCAGACCTTGATGGCATCATCCGCCTCTGCGCTAAAGCTATAGGTTTCGGAGTATTCCGGCTGAATGTAACCTTGCCAGACGGCAGTAAAATTGTCTTCTTTAACAGGGTAGCCCGGAGTATCCCTGACGAGGTCAAAGTTAATATTAGCCTCAACTCTGGATAGTTTTGCTTCATACTTCTCACTGGTCTTGCTGTTCATTTCTGCTCCGTAGATGGCTTCACCGTTTATTTTGAGCCATTCACCCAATTGCAGGAGGCGCTCCTGTTGAAGCAAAGGGATCATACCGTCTGCACCGGGGCCAACGTTGAGGATGAGGCCACCGCCATTAGCCACGGTAGTTGTAAAAAAATGGATGAGTTCGCGGGGAGCCATGTAGTCGTTGAGGCCCTCATTCCGGTTCAGGCCGAATGACCTGCTCAGGCTTCTGACTTCTGCCCATGGTCTTTCCATGGCTTCAAGGCCTGCGCTATATTCCGGCGTCAAAAAGCCTATGTCGCTGCCCGAGCCCCAGCGGTTATTCACCACGGCCTCCTCTCCCATCAAATTGTAATACCAGGAGATCAGCTCTGCCGAATGCCATTCTTCCGCGGTATTGAACCACTCTCCGTCAGCAAATATCAGTGATGGTTTGTAGGTAGAGACCAGTTCTTTAAACTGTGGGATCATATGCTGCTCCACATAATTCCCAATATTCCTGTGAGGGTCTGTGTCCCAGCGGTGCAACGGGTGGTTCCATTCCGGCAGGGAGTAGTAAAGCCCCATTTTCAGTCCTTCTGATCTCACAGCACTGGTAAGTTCACCTACTATATCGCGCTTTGGGCCTATCTCTACGCTATTCCAGTTCCGGGCATATTTGCTGGGCCAGAGACAATAGCCATCGTGATGTTTGGAAACCATCACCACGTAACGAGCGCCGGAAGCTTTAAACAGCTCCGCCCACTGTGCCGCATCAAACAGTTCTGCTTTAAACAGCGGAGCAAAATCGTTGTAGGTGAAGCCATCACCATAGGCTTTCTTCATGAACGTAGTCCGTGTGGAGTCACCACTTTGCAACCCTTTCAAAAACCATTCGCTGTAGCTGTTCTTTGCAGAGTATGCGGGCACAGAATACAGTCCCCAATGAATAAAGATGCCAAGTTTGGCCTCTTTGAACCACTTGGGATATGGGCGTTCGCGCAGGGTTTGCCAATCATCGGTATATTTCTGCTGTGCCTGGTTAGGGTATGGAAGTATGCACAACACGAAGGCCAGGGCAACTATAGATCTTCTGATATATCGGGAAATGTCTTTCTTCATTCATTAATCATTTTCCAGCTTGTCGAGCCAGTTTTTCTTTAGGATCACGGATGCTACAGCGAAAATCAAAAATGCGATCAGCATCGGCCACAATTCTCTTATAACCAGGTAGATCGGCATAACGACAAGGGTAAACTGCCAGATCATTCCAATCACGATATTAAAAGCATCCCTGCCTGCATTCTTATTCGGCTGAAAGTCAGGATATCTTTCCATGGTCATTTTTTTAACCGGTCCCCACCAGCCCCAGGGCCTTACGCTTTTGTAGAAGTCGATGAGGGTTTCTTCATTATCCGGCCTGGTGAGCAGAGAGCCTCCTATTGACCCAACCAAGGAGACCAGGAGAATAAACGGGAAGGCGTAAAGCGGCTGAACCTCAGGAAACAGGAAAGGCAATATCAGTGAAGCTGCCAGACCGGCCATCATGCCCCAGAAATAACCAAAGCCGTTGAACCTCCACCAGTACCACTTCAACAGGTTGGCTGCGGTGTAGCCACCGAACAGGGCACCGAATATCCACTGAGTTACGGAATTGATGGATTCGATAATGAAACCAAAAGAAATACCCAGCACAATGATCACGAAGGAGGCAATGTAGCTGGCCCGCACATACAGCTTTCTGCTGCCGTCCGGTTTGATGTATTTTTTGTAGATGTCATTAACAAAATATACAGGGGCTGCATTGACAGTAGCGGCATAAGTTGACATAAATGCAGCAATTAATCCGGCTAGCAGCAGCCCTGTAAAACCGACAGGAATGAAATTATTGATAGAATAAGGCAGGATCATTTCAAAATCAAAGCCTGATTCCGTACTGATCTTTGGACCAAGAAATACTATAGCCAGAATGGTAAGGCCTGTAACGAGCATGTAGCGCGGAAAATACATCACCAGCGATACCAGGCCGCTCATTTTGGCAGCATCTTTTGCAGTTTTGGTTGCCAGGATCCTCTGCATATCGTAGTTAGGCACGGGGCCTGCCATACTTACAAGCACGCCTTTGAAGAGCATCATCATCACAAAGAATGAGAACCATGTAAAACCGTCTTCACTAATTTTGGTGTTGACAGAATTGATGATGCCCGTCCAGTCCAGTTCAAGGTGCGACCCGAAGAATACATTTTTCCAGCCTTCCGGGATGTGCTCTGCCAGCATTTCGGGACTCACGAGGTTCATGGCGATAATCCCTACGGCCACGGAGGCAATGGTCATGATCACAAACTGGATAAGCTCGGTGATGACCACACTATACATTCCGCCTTTGATGACATAGAGCGAGGTAAAACCAATCAGAATAAGTGCATAAGTATCGGGTTCCAGATCCCAGGGCAGGAAGGTTTGGGAAAACTTACCAATTCCTTTAAAGGTGTAGGCGATAAAGCCAACCACACTGATCAATGCAAAAATAACTACCACCAACTGCGAAAGCTCTGCTCCACGGCCATTGCCAAAGCGTTTTTCCAGCCATTCGGCACCGGTCATTACATTGGACCTGCGCAACCAGACGGATAAATAAACCATCAGAAATACCTGATTGAACGTTGGCCAGATCCATGGCAACCATGCACTTTTAAGCCCATAGACGAAGCACATAGACACCAGCCACATGGTGCCGGTGATGTCAAACATACCGGAAGCATTTGAGACGCCCAATATCCACCAGGGAATGGTTTTACCTCCCAAAAAGTAGGCTTGCAGGTCTTTGGAAGCTTTTTTAGAAAAGTAAAACCCAAGGGCAATGGTCAAAACCAGGTAGCCAACAATGATTACTACGTCTAT
This region of Fulvivirga ulvae genomic DNA includes:
- a CDS encoding alpha-L-fucosidase, giving the protein MKKDISRYIRRSIVALAFVLCILPYPNQAQQKYTDDWQTLRERPYPKWFKEAKLGIFIHWGLYSVPAYSAKNSYSEWFLKGLQSGDSTRTTFMKKAYGDGFTYNDFAPLFKAELFDAAQWAELFKASGARYVVMVSKHHDGYCLWPSKYARNWNSVEIGPKRDIVGELTSAVRSEGLKMGLYYSLPEWNHPLHRWDTDPHRNIGNYVEQHMIPQFKELVSTYKPSLIFADGEWFNTAEEWHSAELISWYYNLMGEEAVVNNRWGSGSDIGFLTPEYSAGLEAMERPWAEVRSLSRSFGLNRNEGLNDYMAPRELIHFFTTTVANGGGLILNVGPGADGMIPLLQQERLLQLGEWLKINGEAIYGAEMNSKTSEKYEAKLSRVEANINFDLVRDTPGYPVKEDNFTAVWQGYIQPEYSETYSFSAEADDAIKVWIDGKLVVDTEADNVSPIKLKAGKRYAFKAQYHESTHDASARLFWASKSQGEGVVPSDSFYKSDQGDEHGLAATYSSEREWLLYTRNHNNLYAIALEWPESELALKLPEPKPNTKISLLGREGYLSWQYDQGTLTIDVSEIGYNDIPGKYAWTFKIEDYQ
- a CDS encoding sodium:solute symporter family protein, with product MKLELIDVVIIVGYLVLTIALGFYFSKKASKDLQAYFLGGKTIPWWILGVSNASGMFDITGTMWLVSMCFVYGLKSAWLPWIWPTFNQVFLMVYLSVWLRRSNVMTGAEWLEKRFGNGRGAELSQLVVVIFALISVVGFIAYTFKGIGKFSQTFLPWDLEPDTYALILIGFTSLYVIKGGMYSVVITELIQFVIMTIASVAVGIIAMNLVSPEMLAEHIPEGWKNVFFGSHLELDWTGIINSVNTKISEDGFTWFSFFVMMMLFKGVLVSMAGPVPNYDMQRILATKTAKDAAKMSGLVSLVMYFPRYMLVTGLTILAIVFLGPKISTESGFDFEMILPYSINNFIPVGFTGLLLAGLIAAFMSTYAATVNAAPVYFVNDIYKKYIKPDGSRKLYVRASYIASFVIIVLGISFGFIIESINSVTQWIFGALFGGYTAANLLKWYWWRFNGFGYFWGMMAGLAASLILPFLFPEVQPLYAFPFILLVSLVGSIGGSLLTRPDNEETLIDFYKSVRPWGWWGPVKKMTMERYPDFQPNKNAGRDAFNIVIGMIWQFTLVVMPIYLVIRELWPMLIAFLIFAVASVILKKNWLDKLEND